From the Lactuca sativa cultivar Salinas chromosome 9, Lsat_Salinas_v11, whole genome shotgun sequence genome, the window ATGAAGGCCAAATTACATCACCTCAAAAAACACAATTTTAGAGTTTGGTTGGAATACAAACTTCATTTTAGTGTTAAGCAATAACCAATTTAATGTTTTATGGTTGGAGTTACTCTCATAGACATAAGGATAAtacaattaatttttttaactaTTATGTTAATTCTGTGatataaaaatgattataaactattaaaaacattttaaaaaagatttggacaaatatgatattttagagGTTTATAAAGGACGAAtatgatattaaaaaattaagttggaaaaatataatattttaaagtttaaacaatAGAATTTGGATATGAAATgataaataaaacaattaatgTGTAAATTAAAGAAATGAAATATATTTTCAATAAAATTTcagttattttattttaaattaaaatattaattaaattgttGATGAATCACATCCTAATACTGTTGGGTTTTTAATCTACATCTATATACTTTTCTAAAATTAGGAGAAACAATCACAATTTACTTAATTGTACATACAATGAAGATCTAGATTTTATTAACTACAGCAACCTAAATCGTAAAGTCccatttgcaattttgtctttttgagaagtataattgaaaagaatattagtcaataatataAACATAAAAGAAATAGTTTTTCTGCATGTGGAAAGAACGAGTTTAGTTGGAGTattcaactatagaaacaaacctTGAAGTCTTCAAAGATGTGGTTCTACGAAACACCGTACCTAACCACCTTCTCCAATCTCCATCTTTATCTGTAAGTCTTCTTTTATCTTCTTCTATAAATACACCAACTCCACGTACCCAGTCCTTCCCACCAATATCGCTTGAAAAAACCTCTTTACATATATCTTACGTACTATGTCTCTGAGAGCTAAGCCAATAACAGCCCTATCCTCGTCGGATGAGGAGGAGGAGAATGACATCCCAGACAGCCctaaaccaccaccaccaccacccactatGTCACAATGGGCTATATCACAGACACTAGCTAGCACAGCCCAACTAGCCAACCTCCTACCTACAGGCACCCTCTTAGCCCTCCAAACCGTAACACCCATCTTCACCAACCATGGTTCCTGCGACGCCGTCACACGACCACTCACCGCAATCCTCCTCATCTTCCTCACCGCTGCTTGCTTCCTGGCAAGCTTCACCGACAGCTTCAAGTCCTCAGACGGCCAGGTCTTCTATGGGTTTGCAACGTTCAAAGGCATGTGGCTCTTTGATTACCAAACAGCAGCATCATCAACCTCCGGTTTACCGGATCTAAGAAAGTATAAGTTGACTGCGGTTGACTGGATTCATGCTTTCGTGTCGGCATTCGTGCTGATTACATTGGCTTTGAGAGACAGAAGCGTGGTGAGCTGCTTTTATCCACGACCAAGTCATGAGGCTCAAGAGGTTCTGGACATCGTTCCGTTGGGACTTAGTCTCGGTTGCagtttggtgtttgtgatcttcCCTTCCAAGAGACATGGCATTGGCTACCCTGTATCCCATTGATATATCTTCACCTTTTCTTTGAAACAACTCAATTCTACCTTCTTACAAGAAAACTGAATTTATGTATAGTTCGTTTTAGTTATGTAAGGGTTTCATTTGATCATTTTACATACATTGTTACAGAAATAATAACAATTACTTATTTTACCATTTGTCTATGATCTATATATTTTACGTTCCTATTTCTGTACTTGTTCTTGCATATAAATATAACATGATGTTAGTTGCATGCGTACCAAAATGTTAAATGATTTAATCGAATAGATCTGAAATGATTAAATGTTTACGACTAAAGTtttaaaggaataaaataatGGATTAGGTTTCAAATTAAAAAGTGAATATAAAATTCATGGTAAATATATAATATGATCAAGTGGACAATGGCAGAATGGCTTCGCTGTAAGTGGCGGCTTAAAGAAATGTTACTGGAGTAGGTATAATGAACAAAATCCCACGTAATTACGTAATTTAAAATTGAAGGCACATAATTTTCTTTATTAATTTTGAAAATCACAGACTTTGTTAGAGCATCAAAAAAGAGGAttttataaacctttaa encodes:
- the LOC111879002 gene encoding protein DMP3; the encoded protein is MSLRAKPITALSSSDEEEENDIPDSPKPPPPPPTMSQWAISQTLASTAQLANLLPTGTLLALQTVTPIFTNHGSCDAVTRPLTAILLIFLTAACFLASFTDSFKSSDGQVFYGFATFKGMWLFDYQTAASSTSGLPDLRKYKLTAVDWIHAFVSAFVLITLALRDRSVVSCFYPRPSHEAQEVLDIVPLGLSLGCSLVFVIFPSKRHGIGYPVSH